The genomic window CCGTTATCAGCAAAAAGTTCTATAGATGCTACATCCAGGATCAAGCTAATATTGATTTTCTTATCGGCCAGTAACCTGGGTGCACTATGTTTTTTGGCAAATCCTTTTTCAAATGATGTTTCACCAGATAGTGTCCGGTCAATAAAGTAACTGTTGTTCTTTTTGTCGTAGCCTATAATCAGCTTTTGACCGCTAACGTTCGATAATATAATATTAAGGTCGTTGGCATTTTCAAGGCTAAGATCAAGTTTGAACTTTCCGTCCAGCGGCTTGGCATATGCAGAAAGGTCAATCTCCTTATCAATAGTAACAGGTCCTTTCTTATAAACAGGCTTTAATGATGACGAAATTTCCTTTACAGGTAACGAACCAAGATAATAATCTCCATCTACACTTGCGAGCGATAAATCTCTGGCGATTGTCATAGCACCGCGCCAGGCCTTGGTAGGCACCTGGTTGGCATACTGCCAGTTATTCATCCAGCCAAGAAATATCTTCCTGTCGCCGGTGTTAGACCAGGTAACCCCTGCATAATTATCGGTTCCATAATCTACCCATTTCTCTTTTGTAGAATTTGGCACGAATTTATTCCCGTCAAAGTTCCCTGTAAAATACTGCGTTGCAGAACCTCCGTTAGGGCCTCCGGGATTTATGCTTACTAAAAGCACCCATACCGTTTTACCATTGCTTTTGAGTGGGAATAGATCAGGGCATTCCCAAACCCCACCATGGGCGCCCAGGTTGGCTCCAAAATCACTTTCGCGTTTCCAGGCTTTAAGATCTGGGGAGGAATAGAAAGTAATCCTGTCCTTTGTAGCTAAGGTCATGATCCATTTTTTGCCTTGTTCATACCACATCACCTTTGGATCCCTGAAATCGCTGATCCCAGGGTTTGGGAGCACAGGATTACCCTTATATTTAGTCCACGTTTTGCCCTCATCATTACTATAAGCAATACTCTGGTATTGGTGCAGGCCAGTCTTAACCTCTTCGATTTTTTGGTTATGGTGCGTAAATATTGCAACCATAGCGTTTTTACCAAATCCTGCGGTATTGTCTTTATCGATTACGATACTTCCCGAAAAAATAGTGCCCAGGCTATCAGGATAAAGTGCTATCGGCTTTTCCTCCCAGTGAAGGAAATCTTGGGTTGTAGCATGTCCCCAGTGCATGGGCCCCCAGGTTGTACCTCCGGGATGATACTGAAAGAAAAGATGGTAAACACCATTAGAATACACCATTCCGTTAGGATCATTCATCCAATGTGCCTTTGGTGAGAAATGGAAAGCTGGCCTGTATTTTTCGCCTCCTGTAGATTGGGCTTTAGAACCGACAGAAAATAGGCAAAAAAGCAAAAAGAATATCGATCTTATAAATTTGTTTTTCATGTTATATTTTTTTAAAATTTAAACAAATATCCAGGGAAGGCTCCCTGGACATTAGAAATATTACCATCCGTTGTTTTGTTTATACACCCCGCTACTAAAGTTAATCTGATTTAATGGAATTGGGAAATATTCATCCCTCCCTGCCGTAAACCTGGCATCTGAGAGATGGGCAACCCTTGATTTTTCGACCGTAAAATAAGCGTTCATAGTCTGCGCAGCAACCCCCCACCTCACCAAATCAAAAAAGTGATAACCTTCTGTAGCGAATTCAAGTCTTCTTTCAAATCTTAAGGCCTGTCTTGCAAAATCCTGGGTCCAGGTACAATTTACCCCAGGTTGATAGAGTTGAACATTATAGTTTGAAGTTGGGTTTCCGGCAGCATTTTTCAATAGGTTACGACTTAGGTTTGCACGGTTTCTAACCTGATTGATCAGCGGAACAGCTTCCAATGGCCGCCCCAGCTCTATCAGCGCTTCTGCTTTCCAAAGCAACACATCTGAGTAGCGGATGATCTCCCAGTTTTTCGAACTTCCGATAAATGGTGGTACTTTCTGAAAAGAAGCGTCATCGGGAAGTACTGCTTCTTTCATACTGGCAAACGCATCATAAATAGCTGGTGCTCTTGACCACGAGCGCTGGAATACAAATGCTGGCTTATATTTAAAAGGTGCACCTGGTTTGGCCACGGTATGATCAAGTCGTGGATCGAATGAACTGCTCTGAAAGTCGAGAGAAGCTGCCGCATCTGTATTGTTGTAGGTGGAAAAAAGAGGCAATCCGTCGGTTCCTGTTTTAAAAGCATTGATCAGGTCATGGCTGGGCACATTAAAACCGCAGCATCCATACTCCTGATTCATCGGATAGTTAAGCGCATGCCCATAATCCAGCCTCCCCTTTGGCGTACCATCATCTTTTGAATACTGGATGGCAAAAACAGATTCCGGGCCGTTATCAGAAGCAGCTAAAAAGTTGCTGGCATAATCAGTGCTCAAGCTGAATTTGCCCGATGCGATGATCTCGTCACATAATGTGTTTATTTCATTTAATTTAGCAGCATCAATACCGCTTACCGCGTTATTTTCGCTTTGGGTATAGGCCTGGTACAACAGCACTTTGGCCAGATATGCTTTTGCCACATTTTTGTTTACCCTGCCCTTATCGTTCTGATCTATCGGCAGCGCTGTAACGGCCGCTCTAAAATCATCTGCAATCTTCGTCCAAAGCGCATCGTTACTCAAGGCCTTGTTGGAAATGGACGGATAGTCGGCCTTTGCCATATTCTCATCGATAAAGGGAACATATTTGAAAAGAATCTTTAGCAGAAAATAAAAATGCCCTCTCAAAAAGCGAAGTTCTCCCTGGCGTTGAACCTTGTTTGGATATTCAGTGGCAGACATGGCATCAACTCTTCTCAACGCATCATTAGCTCGACCGACACCAACATACAGCCTGGACCATAATTGATCGATAAGCCCATTATCAGGCCTGTTAAGGGAAAATGTTTCAAACAAATGGAACTCTGACAGGTCGCCGGGGCCATCCCCTCCTTTATACGTGTCTCCTCCACGAACACTTCCATACGGCCACATACTGGAATATGGCGAAGTATAGTGATCATTTCCAAGTGCAGAATAAGCTGCAATAACCATTTTATCAATATTCTCGGGAGTATTCAGATCATCGCCGGAAACTACGCCCTGTGCTGGCTCATCAAGGGCTTTTTCGCATGAGAAGAATAGGGTAGCGAAGAATGCCAGTGTATATATTAATTTTTTCATCTTTTGATATATCTAATTTTACAATGTAATATTTACCCCAAGGGTACCAACAACCGGCACAGGAAATCCATAATTGGGAATCTCAGGATCAGTACCCGTAAAAGATTTGCTCTTTATGGTAAACAGGTTACTGCCCTGAACGAATATCCTGAAGTTCTGTATTTTCATATTCAGTGCCTTTTTAAGATTATAACCAACCTGCAGGTTGCGCAGCTTGAGATAAGATCCGTTTTCAATAAAGTAAGTAGAGAATCTTCCTTCATTATTGCGGTCTACAAGAGTGAGCGCTGGAATGGTAGAAGCTGGATTTGAAGGGCTCCACGCATCAAGCGTCCTGCTGCCCCAGTTCGTACCTGTCCAAAGCGAAGAAAAATCGGTATAGGTTTTAAAATCATTCACCACGTCCACATTGATGGCCTGCAGGAAAAAACTCATATCGAAGTTTTTATAACTAAGGGAAACATTCAGTCCATAAGTGAACTTAGGACTATTGTCCCCTATAAAGTCGCGGTCCAGATCGTTAATCACTCCATCATTGTTTAAATCTTTATATTTAATCCTGCCTAATCCTTTTCCAGGCTGGCTGGCATAAGCATCCACTTCTGCCTGCGAAGTAAAGAGGCCATCGGCAACATATCCAAAGTAGGAGTTTATGGGCCTTCCGAGTACGTTTTTATCCGTACCATTGCCGGGATAGGAAGCAAGTACATCTTTAGGCAGATAAGTCACCTTGTTCCTGTAGAGCGAAAAGTTACCCGTCAGACTGAAGCTAAAATCATCACCAATCTTATCTTCATAGGTAAGAATCGCATCAAGCCCTTTGTTCTGGAGGGAAGCCCCATTACTGTACCTGTTTCCTCCATCTCCAAGTACAGCCAGGTAAGCAGGACTGATTAGAATATCTGAGGTTTTCTTAATAAAATAATCAACAGAACCGGTAAGCTTATTGTTCCATAAACCAAAGTCTAAACCAAAATTCGACTCTCTTAGCGATTCCCATTTCAGGTTGTCGTTGCCCTGTTGGATAAAGGCAAAGCCAGAAGGCAGCTGACCTGTGCCTCCACCTGTGATATCATATGCGGTACCCTTATCAAAGTCCCATGTCGGGTCTGTCCCGTAAATAGCAGAGTATAGCGAGCTGGTAGCATTGTTGGGGATTTCCTGGTTACCAGACCGGCCCCAGCCGTACCGAAGCTTCAGATCAGAAAACAGCCCCAGATCCTTTATAAACTTTTCTTCGCTCATCCTCCAACCAAGTGAGAAAGCAGGGAAAGTACCGTATCGGTTATCTTTACCAAAACGCGAAGAGCCGTCTCTCCTTAAGGTTACAGAAGCAATATAACGATCGTTGTAGCTGTAATTGACCTTACCGAAGTAAGACAGCAGTTTGTTTCCTGCCCCACTTCCCCCGTTGAGGGTATTTGTGCTACCTACGTTAAGGTAGGCATAATCAATATTTTCCAGCGCAAGCCCTTGTCTGCTTGCAGAAAACTCCTGACTGATGTTCTTTATGTATTCCTGACCGGCAAGTATTTCCAGGTTATGTTTTTCCCTGGTGATCTTATAGTTAAGGGTATTCTGCCAGATGATATTACCCTGATAGGTCTGTGAATTGCTCACCTGGTTTGCAGGATCTGCCAAAAAGCCCGAAACATATGATTTCTTTAACAGGCGCTGATAGCTCCCATTATAGTCTACACCGAAATTTGTCCTGAAGTTCAGCCCGGGAACGATCTGGTAATCCGCGTACGCATTTCCGAAAAACCTGTAGAAATTGTAGGTGTTTTGCTTATTGTCCTCTATTAACCTAACCGGGTTTTGCCTATCGGTCATTCCTGCTGCAGGGCCTCCCCATCCTCCGCTTGTGGTATATACCGGCACAATAGGTTGCTGTACGAGCGAGGCAAAAAGGATATCGCTTGTCGGGATCTGGGCATTCTTAATGTAGCTTGCTGAAAAATTCTCCCCAATCTTTAATTTGCCGTCGAGATAATTATAATCAGAATTGAATCTTGCCGTATATTTCCGGCTTCTTGACTCCTTTACGATACCCTTATTATCATAATAACCAACCGAAAAAAGACTGTTTCCCCGTTCACCGCCATTGGAAAGAGCTGCATCATACGATTGGATAATCGAATTTTGTGCAATCTCATCAAACCAGTAGGTATCTGCAGGCTTCATGGTCTTCGCCGCATCGATGTATTCCGGAAAGATCACACGGTTGAGTACCGGGTTGTTAATATTATTGTTCCAGTCATACTGATAAATCTGGTTATTATTAGGGTTGGCTTTATCGTTTACCGCCGCCTGCCAGTAGGCACGGCCTCTTTCCTCGGCATTAAGCGTTTTAAGTTTGGTGGCGTAATTCTGAATGGATGTAGAGGCATTGAAGTCAATCTTTGAATAGCCTTTTTTGGCTTTTTTTGTAGTGATGATGATTACCCCATTCGCTGCACGTGAACCATAAATAGTAGCCGATGATGCATCTTTAAGCACCTGAATGGATTCAATGTCGTTCTGGTTTAACTGTTCCAAGCCGTTTTTGGTTGGAACTCCATCGATAACATAAAGCGGGTCGTTATTGCCCAGGGTTCCAATGCCGCGGATTCTTACTGTTGCCTGACCGGTTGGAGAACCGTCGGTGGTAATCAGTACCCCTGGTACCCTTCCCTGAAGAGACTTTACAGCATTACCAGAAGGGATATCCCTGATCTTTGAAACATCAACTACATTGACCGCTCCGGTGATGTCTTTCTTGCGTTCCTTTTGGTAACCCGTAACTACGACCTCGTTGAGCTTATTGATAGCGATGTCGAGTTTGACCTTAAGATTGGCCGATTCTGCGGTAATCGGAATGGTTAATGGTTCAGCTCCAATATAAATGAACCTAAGCGACTGACCGGCAGAAGCTTCAATTTTAAAACTGCCATTAGCATCTGTGGTTACCGTTTTTTGGGTACCTACGATCACTATGGTTACAGCCTCCAGAGGGATGGACTCATTGTCGGTGACAACGCCACTGATTACCCTGGTCTGGCCAAATGCCAGGCCCATTACCATACAGGCAAAAAGCCAGGTAAGGAAAATTTTTCTCATAAAAATTCAGATTTGGTTAGTATTTATTAATGTTCAGTTAAAATATTTCGTCAATAAACTTTTTGTATTCTTCAATCTCATATTCCGGACAGCCCCCCTTTTTGGTGGCAATAAAAGCGCCCATTCCGATCGCATTTTTTATAATGGTTTTTGGTGCCAGCCCCAATTGATGATTGGCAATGAAGGCTGCCAGAAATGAATCTCCACTCCCAATGGTATCGTTAACCTTTACTTCAGATCCCCAGGCATGGTAGGATTGATCCATTCTATAATAGGAAGCCCCAAATTCGCCTTTGGTTACGATTACCTCCGGAACACTGAAGCGTTCTTGTATAAAACGGACCTGCTCTCTCTCATTTATGAACCTTCCCCCGAAAAGGATCTGCGCCATATGTAGCTCCGACTCATTAAATTTTATGATATCCGCCCGTTCCATCAGATTTGCCAAAAGGCTCTTATCAAAGAAAGGAGGGCGGAGATTGATGTCAAATACCTTTATCGCATCGCTTTCCAGAAATTTGAACAGCGTTTCCCTGGAAAGCGTATTTCTGGAAGCCAGGCTTCCGTATACAAAATATGTGGATGATTTCAGTGCGCTATCGATCATGGACTGGTGATCGATAAAATCCCATGCCACGGGAAACACGATTTCATAGGAAACCTCATTTCTGCTGCCCACACGGGCAATCACTTCACTGGTAGGGTGGATCGTATCGCGTTGAAGGAGGCTTTTGTTAATTTGCCAGCCATCAAGCAAACGTTCCAGTTTCACTCCGTTTTCATCATCTCCGATTTTACTGATGATACTACTGGACAGTCCAAGCTTATTGAGGTGATAGGCAACATTTAGCGGTGCACCACCTGGCATGCGCCCATCAGGCAGCACATCCCATAATATTTCGCCAAAGCATATAGCAGGTGTGATCATATTCTTGTCTTTCTTTTTTATTTAGTGCATTACAATTCCGGTCTCTATCTGCTCCAGAGATTTCCCCTTTGTCTCAGGCATCATCTTCCAAACGAATACCAGCTGCAATACCATCATGGCACAGAAAAAGAAAAATATGTTTGCACCTCCAAATGACTCTGCCAGATAGGGAAAGCAGAATGCAATTAGTGCTGCCATAACCCAATGGGTAGAACTGCCGAGTGTTTGCCCCTTTGCTCTGACCTGATTTGGAAAGATCTCGGAAATGAATACCCAGATTACTGCCCCCTGCGAAAAAGCAAAGAAAGCAATGAAGAGCATTACGTAAATCGGGATCTCAAACCCGCTTGATGAACCACCCAGAAATGCAACTGCAACAAGTCCAAGAGAAATAATCAGTCCGAAAGAACCAATCAGCATCAGTGTTTTTCTCCCAACTTTATCTATAATATTGATCGCAAGAAGCGTAAATATAAAATTGACCATTCCGATACCGACAGTTGATAAAAGGGAAGAATGCGCACCAAGCCCTGCCATTTCAAAAATTCTGGGTGCATAATAGATAATGGCATTTATGCCAGATACCTGATTGAAGAAGGCAAACAGCACGGCCAGGATAACAGGCCTGTTGTATTTTCCTGAAAAAAGTCCATCAGAAGATTTATCCTGTTGCATATCCTGTCCGGATTTCTGTATAGCGGCGAGCTCATCATCGCAGTTTAACGGATTTATGATGCGCAGGATTTCCAATGCTTTATCATACGCACCACGCTTAAGTATAAGCCATCTTGGACTTTCGGGAATAAAGTAGATCAGCACAAGGAATATTATGGATGGAAATGCCTGAACACCAAGCATCCATCTCCAGGATGCCTCTCCTCCCTGGCTTAGCAAATAGTTTGAAAGATAGGATATCAATATTCCCAGTACCACATTGAACTGGAAAAGCCCTACAAGCCGACCCCTTCTATGTGCCGGAGATACCTCTGAAATATAAATGGGTGCAGTAACAGAAGATATCCCCACACCTAAACCACCCAAAAAGCGGAATGCTAGAAAGATATACCAATTATCTGCCAGTGCGGTACCAAGAGAGGAAAGTAAGTATGCCGCAGCTACGAAATAAAGTGTATTTTTTCTTCCGAAATAATCAGATGGCCGGGATCCTACCAGGGAGCCAATTACTGTACCGATAAGTGCAATAGATATGGTAAGTCCATGCGAAAATGCTGAAAGGTTCCAAAACTGTTGAATGGATTTTTCAGCACCTGATATAACGGCTGTATCGAATCCAAACAGAAAGCCGCCTAGGGCTACGACCATGGACCAAGCCAGGACGGAATGTTTTTTCATAAGGGTTTATTTATTGGTTAAGGATTGCAAGTTGGTCAAAAACAGGAAGGGAGGATAACAAATCTGTTCCAAAAAAATACAATCTTGACACACCATACAAAACGCTGATTATCAAATAATTAAAATTTATTATTTTTACCTGATGTGATGTGGTTACACTTTTGAAACATCAATATTAAGGTTTTGATGCATCTGTACCTTTCATCCTCCCACCCGCAGCCGAGCGCCAATTCCTTAAAGTTTCAAATTTGATTATCTTTAGCATTATTTCTTACAAACAGGATCCTAACCAGATACAACCGGTGCCAGACACTGCCCTTATTAAAATGATAGATATGACCGCAAGACTTCACTTCCTTCATAGGATACTTATACTGGTCACCCTAACAGCTATTCTTTGTGGCTGTAGCGACAAGAAAAAGGAAGCAAAATACGTTATAGGCTTTTCACAATGCGTTGGCTCGGACCTGTGGCGGAAAACCATGCTGGAAGAGATGAAAATGGAGCTTTCGCTGCATCCTGGTGCTACATTGGTATATAGAGATGCAAACAACAGCAATAGCAAACAAATCTCACAAGTCGGGGAACTATTAAAAATGAATATTGACCTGTTGATTATATCTCCTAACGAAGCCAGGCCGCTCACTCCAATCGTAGAACAGGCTTATAATAGTGGTATCCCTGTGGTTATTATCGATAGGAAAACATCATCTTCGGCTTATACGGCTTATGTAGGTGCAGACAATTATCAGATTGGCAAGATGGCTGGGCAGTATGTATCCGGTCTGCTCAAAGGGAAAGGAAATATTCTGGAAATCATGGGACTTCCCGGCTCCTCTCCCACAATAGAGCGCCAGAGAGGATTTGCCGAAGGACTCCAAAAATCCGCTAATATTAGAATTTCGAATCAGATCTATGGCGATTGGTTAAAATCGCACGCTATTGATGAACTGCTGAAAATGAAGGAGGCATTGCGTAGCACAGACCTAATTTTTGCGCACAATGACCAGATGGCCTCAGCAGCCAGGGAAGCGTTGGATAAACTCGGAATAAAAAAGAAGGTGACCATTATTGGAATAGATGCACTACCCGGACAAGGAGGCGGCCTCCTGATGATTGATGGCAAAGTAATAGATGCCAGCATGCTTTATCCAACGGGAGGCAAAGAGGCAATTTCGACAGCATTCCGTATCCTTGGAAAAGAATCCATCCTCAAAGAAAATATCCTTCAGTCTGTGGTCATAGATTCATCGAATGTTCAGCTTATGAAACTGCAGTGGAGCAAATTTAGCAGCCAGCAGAGAGATATCGAACGGCAGCAATCGCTCCTGGCTGAACAACGTTCTTTGTTTGACAACCAACAGCTTACATTAAACATCACCGTGGTTACCCTGGTGCTCTCTGTGGTTTTCGGAGGACTGGCTTTTTTCTCCCTACTGGAAAACAGGAAAATCAACAAAAGCCTGGAGGCGAATAACCTGGAAATTCTTAACCAGCGCAATAAACTTATTGAGATGTCTGAAAAGGCTAAAGAGGCGACAGAGGCCAAACTGAACTTCTTCACCAATATATCTCATGAATTCCGCACTCCACTTACCTTGATACTCTCTCCCCTGGAAGATCTGCTTAATAATGAAAAAATTAACGCGCTTGCAGGAAAAAACCTGAAACTGATCAATAAAAATGTTTTTCGCCTGCTGCGCCTGATCAACCAGCTCATTGAGTACAGGAAGATTGAGTATGGTAAGATGCGCATAAGATCAACATCGAACAATATTATAGATTTCATTGCAGACATCATTGAGACCTTTCAGCTCGCTGCAAAAAAACAGAACATAGACCTCAGACTTTTCACTAAAGAATCGGATATAACAGTATGGTTTGACGTGAACATGTTTGATAAGGTAATTTTTAACCTGATATCTAACGCATTAAAATTTACGCCAGCCAATGGAACGGTTCACGTTACAGTGAGTAAAGACGATGCTCATATCTATATCAATAGTGGAGGACAATGGACCTGGAATGGATCAGGAAGAAATCCTCCATATATTTGAACATTTTTATCAAGCAGACTCGAATGCTAGAAAAGGATCTGGATTGGGCCTTTCTCTTTCGAAAGAACTGATGAATCTTTTACATGGAGACCTAACCGTAGAAAGCCGGAAATGGCAGGGTACTATCTTTACCGTCACCCTCCCCCTTGGATCATCACACCTTCGGGAAGAAGAGAAGCATACCCAACAAGCGGAAAGAGAAGAACTTTATGAAAATGCGAAAATCTATACGAGCGAACTAGAGCATCTCAAGAGAGAAAAGAACCATGATTTGTTGCGTGAATTAAAGGAACGGTCGGTATTAATAATTGAAGACAATGCAGACCTTCTGCACTATCTGGCTGAGAAACTTGATGAGGAATACGAGGTATTTATTGCAAATACGGGAGAGAGCGGGATCACTTCTGCCTACGAGCAGGTACCAGATCTGATCATCTGCGATGTGGTACTGCCAGATCTTTCCGGAAAGAAAATTACAGAGAAGCTCAAATCCGACATCCGTACATCCCATATCCCCATCATCCTGCTCACCGCACAGGGCAGTGTAGAACAGCAGATCAATGGCTTCGAGAGTATGGCAGATGCCTATATCGTAAAACCTTTCAATTATGAATATTTACTGGCGACTGTGCGGAACCTGATGAAAAACAGACTCCTGCTAAAGTCTCATTACACAAGCGACATCAGTTCTGGAAACAGGCAACCTATTTCAAAAAGTCTGGATAAAAAATTTGTAAATGATTTTTCAGGTCTCGTAGAGCAGAACCTAAGCAATGAAAACTTCAGTGTAGAGGAGATTAGTAAAGCCCTGGGGGTTTCAAGGGTGCAGCTATACAGAAAAGTAAAGGCCTTGCTGGATTGCAGTGTAACCGACTACATCATAAACAGAAGGCTAAAAAAGGCAAAATTTCTATTGATCAATGAAAGGTATACAATCGCAGAAATCACCTATATGGTCGGATTCTCCTCACCAAATTACTTTTCGACGGTATTCAAATCGAAATATGGCATGAGGCCAAGTGAGTTTAAGAGAAACCAATTCCCAACCCAATAGCCAAACGAGAAAATGAGTTCCATTTCACCTGCAGACTTAGCGCCTGTTTTAATTTATTAAAAATTATTAGTACGTCAGTCTGTCCAAAGGACTCCTGTGGAGAACGTAGTCGAAGATCCGTTTTTCGATAATTAAAAGTACTTCGACTCCGCTACCATTGACAGATTCAAAAGAAAGGTCGTCATTGCGAGGAGGAACGACGAAGCAATCTTTCTTGCTAGTGATCCCTTCGATAAAGATTGCTTCGTCGGCTGAAAAAGCCTTCTCGCAATGACGATTCCCCGCAGCTTACAATACGCTAAAAATCCTTATATCATTTATATTGAGTTTTATACAATAAATTACCCTCAGGGTGACAAAAACGTTAGATAAGTAAAATAATTGTATCAAACTTTAAATTGGCTCTTAAACTATTTTAATTATAAACCATTAGTTCCCGATCGAACATAAACTGAAAATACTGTCTTTATTTTACCGTCCAATACGGCGAATCTGTTCTGGCGGTTAAAAGATAATCCTCAATTTTCTTTACAATATCAGGATGGGCAGCAGCCACATCATTGGTTTCGCCAATATCCGTTTTAATGTCGTAAAGTTCGAGTTTATGATGTCTTCTCACCCCTTTCCACCGACCATAACGCACGCCCTGCTCAAAGCCCAATTCAAAAAATTCCCAATATAGAAAGCGGTCGGTTTTAACCTTATCACCCTTGATAACCGGGTATATACTAGCACCGTCTGTACGAAATCCAGTAGTTTTACCGGCAATCTCTCCAAAAGTGGGCATAATGTCGGGGAAATAGCCCGGCACATCGCTCGTTTTCGGCGCATTTTTAATAAAGGGCGCCCATGCAATAAATGGAATCCTGATCCCTCCATCGTACATATCCCTTTTGTACCCTTTAAGTTTACCGTTCGAGTCAAAGAATTCGGATACCGCTTTCAGCTGACTGGTCGGCTCCGACCTTGGGCCGTTATCTGATGCAAAGAATACAATCGTATTCTCAGACAGGCCACTTTTGATCAGGTAATCTTTTATTTTACCTACCGACTGGTCTAAATAGTACACCATAGCTGCATAAGTCTTCATATCTTCCGGCCAGTTTTTATTCTTATAGATGGCCTGGTCCGGAACATCCAGCGGTGAATGCGGATTATTAAAGTTCAGCATTAAAAAGAAAGGCTTTTTGTTATCTTTTTGGCTTTTCAGGTAAGCCAGTGCTTCATCTGTACAGATATTGGTTTCATAATAGCCCTTTTTTGCATTCGTATTAGGTTCAACTGTTACGAGTTTTCCATTAATGTAACGGTGATCAGGCCAATAGGTGCTTGCGTAAGTTGAGGGAATATTGATCAGCCATCCCGAAAATTTGTCGAAGCCCCTTTGTAAAGGTGTAGCGAGCGAATCATATCCATCCACATGCCATTTTCCAACCAGCGAAGTATTATATCCTGCATCCTGCATCAGGTTTCCTATCGTGTAATCATCCTTGGTAAGATTGGCCCGGTACACC from Flavobacterium sp. W4I14 includes these protein-coding regions:
- a CDS encoding fructokinase (product_source=KO:K00847; cath_funfam=3.40.1190.20; cog=COG0524; ko=KO:K00847; pfam=PF00294; superfamily=53613) — its product is MITPAICFGEILWDVLPDGRMPGGAPLNVAYHLNKLGLSSSIISKIGDDENGVKLERLLDGWQINKSLLQRDTIHPTSEVIARVGSRNEVSYEIVFPVAWDFIDHQSMIDSALKSSTYFVYGSLASRNTLSRETLFKFLESDAIKVFDINLRPPFFDKSLLANLMERADIIKFNESELHMAQILFGGRFINEREQVRFIQERFSVPEVIVTKGEFGASYYRMDQSYHAWGSEVKVNDTIGSGDSFLAAFIANHQLGLAPKTIIKNAIGMGAFIATKKGGCPEYEIEEYKKFIDEIF
- a CDS encoding sugar porter (SP) family MFS transporter (product_source=TIGR00879; cath_funfam=1.20.1250.20; cog=COG0477; pfam=PF00083; superfamily=103473; tigrfam=TIGR00879; transmembrane_helix_parts=Inside_1_4,TMhelix_5_27,Outside_28_41,TMhelix_42_64,Inside_65_75,TMhelix_76_93,Outside_94_98,TMhelix_99_121,Inside_122_132,TMhelix_133_155,Outside_156_164,TMhelix_165_184,Inside_185_243,TMhelix_244_266,Outside_267_280,TMhelix_281_303,Inside_304_309,TMhelix_310_332,Outside_333_341,TMhelix_342_364,Inside_365_376,TMhelix_377_399,Outside_400_402,TMhelix_403_422,Inside_423_443), encoding MKKHSVLAWSMVVALGGFLFGFDTAVISGAEKSIQQFWNLSAFSHGLTISIALIGTVIGSLVGSRPSDYFGRKNTLYFVAAAYLLSSLGTALADNWYIFLAFRFLGGLGVGISSVTAPIYISEVSPAHRRGRLVGLFQFNVVLGILISYLSNYLLSQGGEASWRWMLGVQAFPSIIFLVLIYFIPESPRWLILKRGAYDKALEILRIINPLNCDDELAAIQKSGQDMQQDKSSDGLFSGKYNRPVILAVLFAFFNQVSGINAIIYYAPRIFEMAGLGAHSSLLSTVGIGMVNFIFTLLAINIIDKVGRKTLMLIGSFGLIISLGLVAVAFLGGSSSGFEIPIYVMLFIAFFAFSQGAVIWVFISEIFPNQVRAKGQTLGSSTHWVMAALIAFCFPYLAESFGGANIFFFFCAMMVLQLVFVWKMMPETKGKSLEQIETGIVMH
- a CDS encoding ABC-type sugar transport system substrate-binding protein (product_source=COG1879; cath_funfam=1.10.287.130,3.40.50.2300; cog=COG1879; pfam=PF00512,PF13407; smart=SM00388; superfamily=47384,53822; transmembrane_helix_parts=Outside_1_374,TMhelix_375_397,Inside_398_602); protein product: MIIFSIISYKQDPNQIQPVPDTALIKMIDMTARLHFLHRILILVTLTAILCGCSDKKKEAKYVIGFSQCVGSDLWRKTMLEEMKMELSLHPGATLVYRDANNSNSKQISQVGELLKMNIDLLIISPNEARPLTPIVEQAYNSGIPVVIIDRKTSSSAYTAYVGADNYQIGKMAGQYVSGLLKGKGNILEIMGLPGSSPTIERQRGFAEGLQKSANIRISNQIYGDWLKSHAIDELLKMKEALRSTDLIFAHNDQMASAAREALDKLGIKKKVTIIGIDALPGQGGGLLMIDGKVIDASMLYPTGGKEAISTAFRILGKESILKENILQSVVIDSSNVQLMKLQWSKFSSQQRDIERQQSLLAEQRSLFDNQQLTLNITVVTLVLSVVFGGLAFFSLLENRKINKSLEANNLEILNQRNKLIEMSEKAKEATEAKLNFFTNISHEFRTPLTLILSPLEDLLNNEKINALAGKNLKLINKNVFRLLRLINQLIEYRKIEYGKMRIRSTSNNIIDFIADIIETFQLAAKKQNIDLRLFTKESDITVWFDVNMFDKVIFNLISNALKFTPANGTVHVTVSKDDAHIYINSGGQWTWNGSGRNPPYI